The genomic segment GGTATCAGGTCCATCTTCTACTCCTTGACTGACTTTGGCAACTTTGGTTTTCTCCTCTACAAATTCATGCTCTCCAAGATTGGCAAACGTGTATCCATGGTAGCCAAAAACATCGCCCGTAAAGAACTTGATGCTATTTTTGTGACAGATCTGGTCAACTTTCACTATGACGTCCCTGGAGCAGCAAGTCAGACATACAGCATCAAATTGGGCGAAAAACGACTCGGGTTTCTTTTCTATATTCTCAGTGTCCACCTTCACATCCACCATGGGGTTGAGATTCTGTGCTCGCTCCAAAGAGGCTTCAGCCCTGTTTCGGCCAACAGACCCAGTACGGATCAAGAACGGGGCTCCGGGGTCTTCTGGAGATACCTGCTCGTGATCCAGCATGGTCAGTCCTTTCACTCCAGCCAGGATGAGATTCTTGGCGATTTCAGCCCCGAGTCCCTTCATGCCGACAAGAAGCACCCGAGAGGCCCGCAGCCGTTTCTGGGCCTCCAATCCCCAAAGACGGATCTGCCGGTCATACTGCGCCGCCTCCTCCTCGCTGATACCGCCGCCcgcctcctccttctccaccaTGGCGCCGGCTCTAGCTGCCTGAGCCCTGCTCCGGCTCCCGGCAACCGCCAGCCGGCCCCACACGCCGCCAACCGCCGCCGGCCGCGCGCCCGGGAGGCGTCTGCCTGGGTGAATTCTGTATGGTACAAAGGTACTGAGCAGGGGCAGGTCACACGAAGAAACAAGGAAGGATGTAAGGATGACGATCTTTGATGGACCCCCCGCCTCCCACAGGCAGAGCAGTATCCTTCCACCTACACCCAAGGAGGTTACAGATGACACAGTGATGGCTACCATTGACTGCTTGTTCTCTGATCTGCTGCTGTTCCCTCTAAAAACCCTCCTTGGAAAATATAACAGCTTTTATTAGGCTCTAAAGACATGGAGGACCTTGATGACGCTTTCCAGACTTCCTGCACGTCTGTGCGCAGCAGGGCAGCCCTGAGCAGGAGAGCCATGTTCTGCTCAGTGTCAGGGAGGTTTCGTGACAAGAACTCATTTTGGCCTCACGAGTGCCCAAACCCAGGGGGCCACCCCAGGCCCCTCTCTGCCATCTGTTCAAGGACCCCCTCACCTGGCATTCTGAGCGACGCCCTCCTCTCCTTGGAGTCCCTCCTATCCTGACTCACCCTGGAGCCTTCTGAAGCACGATCTGGACAGAGTCCAGGCTCAGTACACAGTCGGCACAGTCAGAAAGCACAGTGTGATTGAAAATCCGTGCCGTAATCCCCAAGTCTGAGCACTTATATTGGCTCCCATAGAAGTCTATAGCACCCGAAGCCCTGGTTATTATTTCCTACTCTCAGCAAATATGTACTGAGTCCGGGGTGTAGGGCTGGCTCCACACATACACCAAGCACTGCAGTGGGGAGGAAAACCATAGCTCCTGCTCTCACAGAACTACGCTGGGGAGACAGATGCTAACCACCTATCCACATACCATTACAACTGCAACAACTGTCACAAGGGAGCAGTTGGGGGGTTATAAAGAGAGGATGCACTGGGTGGGTGAGAGCCCTCTTCTGGGTTTGCAGACTTCTGTGTCCTCACCCCGCCAAAGGGGCCAGGATCCTTTGGAGCCCTTTCATAAGGGCACTTAATCCTATTCACAAAggctccactctcatgacctaataACATCCATAAAGGCCAGGGTATCAATACTACCACCATCACCTCTGGGAGTCAGGATTTCAACCTAAATCTGAGGGAGATACAGACAACCTGACTAGAGCAAAGTGCAAGATGGGTTCTGAAGCCATGATATGTCTTCATATCACTGTGCCCAACGTGCAAGGCAAGGAACCAGTTAAAGATGGAATCTCCTGAGCATTGATACGTTGGCTTTTCCGTTTTCTGGAAGATGGTTTGTTGACTTCATGGGGAATAACCAGGAACTCAAGCCAAccaaccaaaaagaaagaaggaaagaaagaaaggaaaaccagtGAGCACCACTTCTAGGGGCAGAAGAGGAGATTCATCCCCCACACTGTGTAACAacttatgtgtgtgctcagttgctgacTTGTGTCTGACTGTTGGCTACCCTgtgaaccgtagcccaccagactcctctatccatgggatttcaactatactccaatataaagtaaaaattaaaaaggaagagattcatcCAGCTTCTTAGAGTGTGACTCTTTGGGGGTCTCCCCATGCTGTCTGCTCCCTTCCTCTCCTCactgccctcccccgccccacagTGTAACATTTGAggataaaaacaacagaaagatgagagaagcctggaaggaagTTTGGTGATCAGAGTCCTGCCGTTGCCACAACTCATTCCCTTAATTACACTGAAAATCGTTCACTCTGCATGTTAACATGTTTCTGAATGACGGGGCTGCAGAAGCCTGTGGGGGTTAATGAATTATGTAGCATGCATTTTCCTTTACCACAATTAGTATTTACTGACCAGTTttctaaacaaatatatatacatatacttttagAATTCAGGGGTGGGGAAATAGCTGGCAAAACAGACTTCATCTTTGAGAATAACTTCTTTATTCACTTATCTTTTATCACAATGTTGAGATTGATTTAAAGATGATGAACTGACTTTTGGTCAATGAGTTTTTTAACACCCCCTGtctaaaatatgaatatttcagtGTACTAGCTGCAAGGATTGGATGGTTCTGAAATGAAGACCAGGAGAGGGAAGGGTAGATTGTCACAGCCTCTGCAGTCATTTGGGCTTGAAGGTGCTAGCTCCCCAGGGGGGCTCAGCAGGAAGAGGCCACCTGGGGAGGAGCTGTGAGGGTCCCAGCCTCGTGCTCATCAGGAGACGATGACAGTGGGGGTGATGAGAAAGTCAAGACATGGCTCAGACCACTGACCCATTAGGAAACAATAAGGCACATTTTATGATGTTACGAAAGGGTGCAAAACTGGAGTGGCACTTAATCCTTGTGtctttctataaaaaaaaaaaaaatctttctataataaagattaatttccaagctttgctgtaaaaaaaaaaaaaatagaaagtgtaATTGTCAGACTCTGGGGTGACCAGCAGTTGGGATTGAGGTGAGGAGTCTTATCTGCCTGGTGCCCAAGGGACTTTACTTTGCAGGAAACACTGACAGAGGTTAAGAGAGCCCAGGTTCTCAGCTCGTGGAGCTTGCACATAGTGAGATGCACTCTCTTCTTGGCCCTCTAgctgatttgaaaaatatttcttctgctttcttcaaAATCCTGAAGCAGAGAGACTAGAAAGAACCTGACTGTCCTCTGGTCCAAGTTCTTACAATGTCCTCTTTCAATGTGTTCATTTAGTCCTTCATCCCTACGTTCATTCTTCATGCACCTACCATATGTATTTGCTGTATACTCTCTACTAAACATTATTTAGTAGAGATAAACATATCTCTACTAAACATTATTAGGAACCCTTGTCCTTGGGTTGGGCAAACACTAGATGCTCATCATGGGACTTTGTGAGAAGAATGTAAGGACATTGAGGACCTTGAAGAACAGACCCGGCCAGTCAGGTTGGCTCCATCTCTGCCTTTCCAGAGCCCAGGGCACCTCATTGCCCTGCTCAGAGCATCCTTCCAGCCCTGACTCAGCACCTACCGTGCAGCAGATCTGGGCAAAGGGAGCCTTGGGTGGGAGGAACCTGAGGGGAAAGGGGAGTGGACAGGGACCTGGGGAGCAGGTGCCGCCGGTGCCTTGTGCTCTCTGAGGGGTAGCAAACCTCCATTTGACCCTCGGCCTGTCAAATAGGCCAATTCCACGACAGGGCATCCCCTTGCTGAGTTCCAGTCCTGACCAGGAGCCGCTGTGTTTCCCTTTCAGTAACCAGATGTGCAGGCCCCTGGATCTGGGTCCCAAGAGCATTCATCTTTCCTGCCTCCCTGGCCTTCATCAGCCTTTCCTCTTCTGAAGCTCCAGCCATACTATCATGAACACAAAGGTCCTCTATTACACCAGACCGTTTATAAATTCCTGGGGGGTTTCATTTCCAGTATCCTGGGGTTGCTGATGTCCAGAGCCACACTGACCCAGGCTGGCAGGACTCTGAGGAATCTGATGCAACAACTCTGACTATCTCTTCTTGCTCCTTAAAAGAGGATGAGCTAGCAGGAAGCTCTCAGGAAAGCCCAGCCTGGCCACCTGGATCTCCTGGGAGAGGCACCTTCCTGCCCGCCTATGTTTGAAATCAGACTCGGCCTCTCAGGTGGAGACAACAGGCCGTACTGAAAGCCCTCTCCCTTGAAAATTAGACCTGAGCACACTGCTTCATAAGAACCCCGCACTCAAGAGTGTGGCCAATTGCCATTGCCCAGGAGGATGTCAGGGCTAAGGAAACCGGGCTCCGCACACGTTGCCACCCATGAGCTGAGATACCTTCAAAaagccacttaacctctctgcaccTTCACGGCTTCAGGCATGAAATGAAGGGATTAGGGGATGGCTGGAGCCCTTTCCATAAATAAACGGCCATGATTTGGGGTCTTTTCCCAGCTGGTCCTGGAGGAAGAGGGCAGGTCAGAGAAGGTCTCAGAGATACAAGGACAAGCATGAAATATCAGCCCAGTTCCACTGGGGAATCTCTAATTACCTGGGAAGAAAGTTCCAGTCTGTGTGTGGGCCCTCAAGGCCATTCTGGCATCAACAATGCTCCTCTGAGCTGGGAGCCTGGATGCCctatgtatatttgtttttctctttttgacttacttcactctctataacagactctaggtccatccacatttttACAAATTACTCAAATTTTATTcccttttatggctaatattccattgcatgtgacataattttcttttttaagaacagGAAGGTGATTTCTTTAATGAAAAGTAATATGAAATAAGTGGCTGAATCTGGGCAAAGGCATGGGAGTtgtttccccttcttctccttctgtttcaAATAAAGGTGAGCAGAGTGGGAGATGTAGCAGGAACTCCCGCCTTTCTTT from the Dama dama isolate Ldn47 chromosome 23, ASM3311817v1, whole genome shotgun sequence genome contains:
- the LOC133044946 gene encoding SUMO-activating enzyme subunit 1-like isoform X2; this translates as MVEKEEAGGGISEEEAAQYDRQIRLWGLEAQKRLRASRVLLVGMKGLGAEIAKNLILAGVKGLTMLDHEQVSPEDPGAPFLIRTGSVGRNRAEASLERAQNLNPMVDVKVDTENIEKKPESFFAQFDAVCLTCCSRDVIVKVDQICHKNSIKFFTGDVFGYHGYTFANLGEHEFVEEKTKVAKVSQGVEDGPDTKRAKLDSSETTMVKKKVVFCSIKEVLEVDWSSDKAALKRTTPDYFLLQGPVSEGPPSQQLLLLRWHEGEWDCGVPGPQVNPRLRGPRDADRTVPLCNGSPPLPHEGLSTRGKNQVTEPVPTISCEPRGCEAPVAAKQGPGS
- the LOC133044946 gene encoding SUMO-activating enzyme subunit 1-like isoform X1 encodes the protein MVEKEEAGGGISEEEAAQYDRQIRLWGLEAQKRLRASRVLLVGMKGLGAEIAKNLILAGVKGLTMLDHEQVSPEDPGAPFLIRTGSVGRNRAEASLERAQNLNPMVDVKVDTENIEKKPESFFAQFDAVCLTCCSRDVIVKVDQICHKNSIKFFTGDVFGYHGYTFANLGEHEFVEEKTKVAKVSQGVEDGPDTKRAKLDSSETTMVKKKVVFCSIKEVLEVDWSSDKAALKRTTPDYFLLQVLLKFRTDKGRDPSSDTFGEDSELLLQIRNDVLDALGVNPDLLPEDFVRYCFSEMAPVCAVVGGILAQEIVKALSQRDPPHNNFFFFDGMKGNGIVECLGPK